A stretch of the Oceanicola sp. D3 genome encodes the following:
- the fusA gene encoding elongation factor G — protein MARDYPLDRYRNFGIMAHIDAGKTTCSERILFYTGKSHNIGEVHDGAATMDWMEQEQERGITITSAATTTFWERTENGTEPDSEKHRLNIIDTPGHVDFTIEVERSLAVLDGAVCVLDANAGVEPQTETVWRQADRYKVPRMVFVNKMDKIGADFFNCVRMIEDRTGARAVPVGIPIGAENELEGLIDLVTMEEWLWQGEDLGASWIKAPIRDSLKDMADEWRGKMIEAAVEEDDDAMMEYLEGNEPDIATLRALLRKGTLALHFVPVLGGSAFKNKGVQPLLNAVIDYLPSPLDVVDYMGFAPDDETETRDIARRADDDMPFAGLAFKIMNDPFVGSLTFTRIYSGKMNKGDSILNSTKGKKERIGRMMMMHSNNREEIEEAFAGDIIALAGLKDTTTGDTLCAANAPVVLETMTFPDPVIEIAVEPKTKADQEKMSQGLARLAAEDPSFRVETDLESGQTIMKGMGELHLDILVDRLKREFKVEANIGAPQVAYRETIGHEVEHTYTHKKQSGGSGQFAEVKMVISPTEPGEGYSFESKIVGGAVPKEYIPGVEKGIKSVMDSGPLAGFPVIDFKVALIDGKFHDVDSSVLAFEIAARMGMREGMKKAGAKLLEPIMKVEVITPEEYTGNIIGDLTSRRGQVQGQENRGNAIAIDAFVPLANMFGYINNLRSMSSGRANFTMLFDHYEPVPQNISEEIQAKFA, from the coding sequence ATGGCCCGCGACTACCCCCTCGACCGATACCGCAACTTCGGCATCATGGCGCACATCGACGCCGGCAAGACCACTTGCTCCGAGCGGATCCTGTTCTACACCGGCAAAAGCCACAACATCGGTGAGGTGCACGATGGTGCAGCCACGATGGACTGGATGGAGCAGGAGCAGGAACGCGGGATCACCATCACCTCGGCTGCGACCACCACCTTCTGGGAGCGCACCGAGAACGGCACCGAGCCCGACTCCGAAAAGCACCGCCTGAACATCATCGACACCCCCGGCCACGTTGACTTCACCATCGAAGTCGAGCGTTCGCTGGCCGTGCTCGACGGTGCCGTTTGTGTGCTCGACGCCAACGCCGGTGTGGAGCCCCAGACCGAAACCGTGTGGCGTCAGGCTGACCGCTACAAGGTTCCGCGGATGGTGTTCGTCAACAAGATGGACAAGATCGGCGCTGACTTCTTCAACTGCGTGCGCATGATCGAAGACCGCACCGGCGCCCGCGCCGTGCCGGTTGGCATTCCGATCGGGGCCGAGAACGAGCTCGAAGGTCTGATCGACCTCGTGACCATGGAAGAGTGGCTGTGGCAGGGCGAAGATCTGGGTGCATCCTGGATCAAGGCCCCGATCCGCGACAGCCTCAAGGACATGGCCGACGAGTGGCGTGGCAAGATGATCGAGGCTGCCGTCGAAGAAGACGACGACGCCATGATGGAATACCTCGAAGGCAACGAGCCCGACATCGCAACCCTGCGCGCCCTGCTGCGCAAGGGCACCCTCGCGCTGCACTTCGTGCCGGTGCTGGGCGGCTCCGCCTTCAAGAACAAGGGTGTTCAGCCCCTGCTCAACGCCGTGATCGACTACCTGCCGAGCCCGCTCGACGTGGTCGACTACATGGGCTTTGCGCCGGACGATGAGACCGAAACCCGCGACATCGCGCGCCGCGCGGATGACGACATGCCCTTCGCCGGCCTCGCGTTCAAAATCATGAACGACCCCTTCGTCGGCTCGCTCACCTTTACCCGGATCTACTCGGGCAAGATGAACAAGGGTGACAGCATCCTGAACTCGACCAAGGGCAAGAAAGAGCGCATCGGTCGGATGATGATGATGCACTCGAACAACCGCGAAGAGATCGAAGAGGCATTTGCCGGCGACATCATCGCGCTGGCCGGTCTGAAAGACACCACCACGGGTGACACGCTCTGTGCCGCCAACGCACCGGTGGTTCTGGAAACCATGACCTTCCCCGATCCGGTCATCGAGATCGCCGTTGAGCCCAAGACGAAGGCCGACCAGGAGAAGATGTCTCAGGGTCTTGCCCGTCTGGCCGCTGAAGACCCGTCCTTCCGCGTGGAAACTGACCTCGAGAGCGGTCAGACCATCATGAAGGGCATGGGCGAACTTCACCTCGACATCCTCGTTGACCGCCTCAAGCGCGAATTCAAGGTTGAGGCCAACATCGGTGCCCCCCAGGTGGCTTACCGCGAGACCATCGGTCACGAGGTCGAGCACACCTACACCCACAAGAAGCAGTCGGGTGGTTCGGGTCAGTTCGCCGAAGTCAAAATGGTCATCTCGCCAACCGAGCCGGGCGAAGGCTACTCCTTCGAGTCCAAGATCGTTGGCGGTGCGGTGCCGAAGGAATACATCCCCGGCGTCGAAAAGGGCATCAAGTCGGTCATGGACTCCGGTCCGCTGGCAGGCTTCCCGGTGATCGACTTCAAGGTTGCGCTGATCGACGGTAAGTTCCACGATGTTGACTCCAGCGTTCTGGCCTTCGAAATCGCCGCCCGCATGGGCATGCGCGAAGGCATGAAGAAAGCCGGCGCCAAGCTGCTCGAGCCGATCATGAAGGTCGAAGTGATCACGCCGGAAGAATACACCGGCAACATCATCGGTGATCTCACCTCCCGTCGCGGTCAGGTGCAGGGTCAGGAGAACCGTGGCAACGCGATCGCCATCGACGCCTTCGTGCCGCTGGCCAACATGTTCGGCTACATCAACAACCTGCGCTCCATGTCCTCGGGCCGGGCGAACTTCACCATGTTGTTCGACCACTACGAGCCGGTGCCGCAGAACATCAGCGAAGAAATCCAGGCGAAATTCGCGTAA
- the rpsL gene encoding 30S ribosomal protein S12: MPTIQQLIRKPRQPKVKRSKSMHLEGCPQKRGVCTRVYTTTPKKPNSAMRKVAKVRLTNGFEVISYIPGESHNLQEHSVVLIRGGRVKDLPGVRYHILRGVLDTQGVKDRKQRRSKYGAKRPK, from the coding sequence ATGCCGACGATCCAACAGCTGATCCGCAAGCCGCGGCAGCCCAAAGTCAAACGATCCAAGTCGATGCACCTTGAAGGGTGCCCGCAGAAGCGTGGTGTCTGCACCCGCGTCTACACCACCACGCCGAAGAAGCCGAACTCGGCCATGCGGAAGGTTGCCAAGGTGCGCCTGACCAATGGTTTCGAGGTCATCAGCTACATCCCCGGTGAAAGTCACAACCTTCAGGAGCACTCCGTGGTTCTGATCCGTGGCGGCCGTGTGAAAGACCTTCCCGGCGTTCGCTATCACATCCTGCGCGGGGTGCTCGACACCCAGGGCGTCAAAGACCGCAAGCAGCGCCGTTCGAAGTACGGCGCCAAGCGTCCGAAGTAA
- the rpsG gene encoding 30S ribosomal protein S7, producing MSRRHAAEKREVLPDAKYGDKVLTKFMNNLMVDGKKSVAERIVYNALDRVETKLKRAPIEVFEEALDNIKPSVEVRSRRVGGATYQVPVEVRPERREALAIRWLITASRARNENTMEERLAGELIDAVQSRGTAVKKREDTHKMADANKAFSHYRW from the coding sequence ATGTCCCGTCGTCACGCTGCCGAGAAGCGCGAAGTCCTGCCCGACGCCAAATACGGCGATAAGGTTCTGACGAAATTCATGAACAACCTGATGGTTGACGGCAAGAAATCCGTCGCCGAGCGCATCGTTTACAACGCGCTGGACCGGGTTGAGACCAAGCTGAAGCGCGCGCCCATCGAGGTGTTCGAAGAGGCCCTCGACAACATCAAGCCGTCGGTTGAGGTTCGTTCCCGCCGGGTTGGTGGTGCCACCTATCAGGTGCCCGTCGAAGTGCGCCCCGAGCGCCGCGAAGCTCTCGCGATCCGCTGGCTCATCACCGCTTCGCGCGCCCGCAACGAGAACACCATGGAGGAGCGTCTGGCCGGTGAGCTGATCGACGCTGTTCAATCTCGTGGCACCGCCGTGAAGAAGCGTGAAGACACCCACAAGATGGCCGATGCCAACAAGGCATTCAGCCACTACCGCTGGTAA
- the tuf gene encoding elongation factor Tu: protein MAKEKFERNKPHVNIGTIGHVDHGKTTLTAAITKYFGDFKAYDQIDGAPEEKARGITISTAHVEYETEARHYAHVDCPGHADYVKNMITGAAQMDGAILVVNAADGPMPQTREHILLGRQVGIPAMVVFMNKVDQVDDEELLELVEMEVRELLSSYDFPGDDIPIIAGSALAAMEGNKPEIGEEKIKELMAAVDEYIPTPERAVDQPFLMPVEDVFSISGRGTVVTGRVERGVINVGDEIEIVGIKDTQKTTCTGVEMFRKLLDRGEAGDNIGALLRGIDREAVERGQVLCKPGSVTPHTKFEAEAYILTKEEGGRHTPFFANYRPQFYFRTTDVTGTVTLKEGTEMVMPGDNVSFTVELIAPIAMEDGLRFAIREGGRTVGAGVVSKIIE, encoded by the coding sequence ATGGCTAAGGAAAAGTTTGAACGTAACAAGCCGCACGTGAACATCGGCACGATCGGTCACGTTGACCACGGCAAGACGACGCTGACGGCTGCGATCACCAAGTATTTCGGCGACTTCAAAGCCTACGACCAGATCGACGGCGCGCCGGAAGAGAAGGCCCGCGGGATCACCATCTCGACGGCGCACGTGGAGTATGAGACCGAGGCGCGTCACTACGCCCACGTCGACTGCCCCGGCCACGCCGACTACGTGAAGAACATGATCACCGGTGCCGCCCAGATGGACGGCGCGATCCTGGTGGTGAACGCCGCTGACGGCCCCATGCCCCAGACCCGCGAGCACATCCTGCTCGGCCGTCAGGTTGGCATCCCGGCCATGGTCGTGTTCATGAACAAGGTCGACCAGGTGGACGACGAGGAGCTTCTGGAGCTCGTCGAGATGGAAGTGCGTGAGCTTCTGTCGTCCTACGACTTCCCCGGCGACGATATCCCGATCATCGCGGGTTCGGCTCTGGCGGCGATGGAGGGCAACAAGCCCGAGATCGGCGAAGAGAAGATCAAGGAGCTGATGGCTGCCGTTGACGAGTACATCCCGACGCCCGAGCGCGCCGTGGACCAGCCGTTCCTGATGCCGGTCGAGGACGTGTTCTCGATCTCCGGTCGCGGTACGGTTGTGACCGGTCGTGTCGAGCGCGGCGTGATCAACGTGGGCGACGAAATCGAGATCGTCGGCATCAAGGACACCCAGAAGACGACCTGCACGGGCGTGGAAATGTTCCGCAAGCTGCTGGATCGTGGTGAAGCTGGCGACAACATCGGTGCGCTGCTGCGTGGTATCGACCGTGAAGCCGTTGAGCGGGGCCAGGTGCTCTGCAAGCCGGGTTCGGTGACGCCGCACACGAAGTTCGAAGCCGAAGCCTACATCCTCACCAAAGAGGAAGGTGGCCGTCACACCCCGTTCTTCGCCAACTACCGCCCGCAGTTCTACTTCCGCACGACGGACGTGACCGGGACGGTGACCCTGAAAGAGGGCACCGAGATGGTGATGCCGGGCGACAACGTGTCGTTCACGGTTGAGCTGATCGCCCCGATCGCCATGGAAGACGGCCTGCGCTTCGCCATCCGCGAAGGCGGCCGCACCGTCGGCGCCGGCGTGGTCTCCAAGATCATCGAGTAA
- a CDS encoding glycosyltransferase: protein MRSRTSNIVQILGLCRFSYPCYGGFRREHETIQHRIDFLYGEERLEERFRYFETFTLPGLRLQTDEDFKFVVLAGNQLPKAYDERLKDMLATLPQARLVQYEPLNHREACLKAMQEHIDPKGGVCGQFRLDDDDGVSYRFVERFREAFDDGHEVMKREHKFAVDFNQGYTVCIDEEGIRACAQQRQYWTPALGVYIRPHIDKTVVHFRHDTIWRQMTTLTYTSEDMFVRGLNSTNGTPFKKKDFEEMVPIEGAVARALSKNFGITEEALAKFHAAESQASARAGR, encoded by the coding sequence ATAAGATCAAGGACCAGTAACATCGTACAGATTCTCGGACTCTGCCGGTTCTCCTACCCCTGTTACGGGGGGTTCCGGCGCGAGCATGAAACCATCCAGCACCGGATAGACTTTCTCTACGGCGAAGAACGGCTGGAAGAGCGGTTTCGCTACTTCGAAACCTTCACCCTGCCCGGCCTTCGGCTGCAAACCGACGAGGACTTCAAGTTCGTCGTGCTTGCCGGCAACCAGCTGCCCAAGGCCTATGACGAGCGCCTCAAGGATATGCTCGCTACATTGCCGCAGGCCCGGCTGGTGCAATACGAGCCGCTCAACCACCGCGAGGCCTGTCTCAAGGCGATGCAGGAGCATATCGACCCTAAGGGCGGCGTTTGCGGGCAGTTCCGGCTCGATGACGATGACGGCGTGAGCTACCGCTTCGTCGAGCGCTTCCGCGAGGCCTTCGATGACGGGCATGAGGTGATGAAACGCGAGCACAAGTTCGCCGTGGATTTCAACCAGGGCTATACCGTCTGCATCGACGAAGAGGGCATCCGCGCCTGCGCCCAGCAGCGGCAATACTGGACTCCCGCGCTCGGCGTTTACATCCGCCCGCATATCGACAAGACGGTTGTCCACTTTCGGCACGATACGATCTGGCGGCAGATGACGACGCTCACCTACACCAGCGAAGACATGTTCGTGCGCGGGCTGAACTCCACCAACGGCACCCCCTTCAAAAAGAAGGACTTCGAAGAGATGGTGCCTATCGAAGGCGCGGTGGCCCGGGCGCTGTCGAAGAATTTCGGGATCACCGAGGAGGCGCTCGCGAAATTTCACGCCGCCGAATCGCAAGCCTCCGCTCGCGCAGGTAGGTAA
- the rpsJ gene encoding 30S ribosomal protein S10 has protein sequence MQSQNIRIRLKAFDYRVLDASTQEIVATAKRTGAQVRGPIPLPNKIEKFTVLRGPHIDKKSRDQWEIRTHKRLLDIIDPTPQTVDALMKLDLAAGVDVQISV, from the coding sequence ATTCAAAGCCAAAATATCCGGATCCGCCTGAAGGCGTTCGATTACCGCGTGCTGGACGCCAGCACTCAGGAAATCGTTGCGACCGCCAAGCGGACCGGCGCGCAGGTGCGCGGGCCCATCCCGCTGCCGAACAAGATCGAGAAGTTCACCGTTCTGCGCGGCCCGCACATCGACAAGAAGAGCCGTGACCAGTGGGAGATCCGTACCCACAAGCGTCTGCTCGACATCATTGACCCCACCCCCCAGACCGTGGACGCGCTCATGAAGCTCGACCTCGCTGCGGGCGTGGACGTTCAGATTTCGGTCTAA